The following coding sequences are from one Triticum aestivum cultivar Chinese Spring chromosome 5A, IWGSC CS RefSeq v2.1, whole genome shotgun sequence window:
- the LOC123105023 gene encoding DExH-box ATP-dependent RNA helicase DExH3: MRRVLRRGLGILLVPLPGPLSRPPPIPLAALLLLPRRLDAFFRRPFCDYSGGRAVEQFSDDEYDHEYEDHRPSSSVANIDEWRWKLSMLQRNAEEQEIISRDRRDRRDYDQIANLAKRMGLYSELYGKVIVASKVPLPNYRPDLDDKRPQREVVIPLSLQRRVEGFVQEHLDRSLLPFNKDGGKSESGSEKAEHVNLDEKQDPLLDESVMEKILQRKSLRMRNFQRSWQESPEGAKMVEFRKSLPAYKEKERLLAAIARNQVIVISGETGCGKTTQLPQFVLESEIESGRGAFCNIICTQPRRISAMAVAERVSTERGENLGESVGYKVRLEGIRGKDTHLLFCTSGILLRRLLSDRNLNGVSHVFVDEIHERGMNEDFLLIVLKDLLSRRRDLRLILMSATLNAELFSSYFGGAPTIHIPGFTHPVRAHFLEDILERTGYKMTASNQLDDYGQDKVWKTQRQLLPRKRKNQITTLVEDALQNSNFETYGSRTRDSLANWNPDCIGFNLIEAVLCHICRKERAGAVLVFMTGWDDISSLKDQLKAHPLLGDPNRVLLLACHGSMATSEQRLIFDKAPPNVRKVVLATNMAEASITINDIVFVMDCGKAKETTYDALNNTPCLLPSWISKASSRQRRGRAGRVQPGECYHLYPRCVYDAFAEYQLPELLRTPLNSLCLQIKSLQVDSIGEFLSAALQPPEPRAVQNAVEFLKMIGSLDENENLTDLGRYLSMLPVDPKLGKMLIMGAVFRCIDPILTVVAGLSARDPFLLPQDKKDLAGTAKSRFSAKDYSDHMALVRAYEGWKDAEREGSGYEYCWRNFLSAQTLQAIHSLRKQFSYILKDAGLIDSDANTNNSLSHNQSLVRGVICSGLFPGISSVVHRENSMSFKTMDDGQVLVYANSVNAKYQTIPYPWLVFGEKVKVNAVFIRDSTGVSDSILILFGGAVTKGSAAGHLKMLDGYIDLFMDPSLSECYLQLKEELDKLVQKKLEDPTFDIHKEGKYILFAAQELAAGDLCEGRFVFGRETSRARLRDNEDGKSNIIKDGMNPKSLLQTLLMRAGHTPPKYKTKHLKTNEFRAMVEFKGMQFVGKPKRNKQVAERDAAIEALGWLTQTSGTKLQDEGDDSPLDLTDNMLKLLSRPRKRTRNNPKK, encoded by the exons ATGCGCCGCGTCTTGCGGCGCGGGCTGGGCATCCTCCTCGTCCCACTCCCTGGCCCACTCAGCCGGCCGCCGCCGATCCCTCTCgctgctctcctcctcctcccgcgccgcctggATGCCTTCTTCCGACGGCCCTTCTGCGACTACAGCGGGGGCCGCGCCGTCGAGCAGTTCTCCGACGACGAGTACGACCACGAGTACGAGGACCACCGG CCGTCGTCGTCGGTGGCGAACATCGACGAGTGGAGGTGGAAGCTGAGCATGCTGCAGCGCAATGCGGAGGAGCAGGAGATCATCTCCAGGGACCGGAGGGACCGCCGGGACTATGACCAGATCGCCAACCTCGCCAAGAGGATGGGGCTCTACAG TGAGCTGTATGGGAAGGTTATTGTTGCGAGCAAGGTCCCGCTGCCGAACTACAGGCCGGACCTGGACGACAAGCGCCCGCAAAGAGAG GTGGTGATCCCGCTAAGCTTGCAGAGGAGGGTTGAAGGATTTGTGCAGGAGCACCTTGACCGTTCGCTCTTGCCATTTAATAAAGACGGTGGCAAGTCAGAGAGTGGTTCTGAGAAAGCTGAGCATGTGAACTTGGATGAGAAGCAGGATCCTCTGCTCGACGAGTCGGTTATGGAGAAGATCCTTCAGAGGAAGAGTCTTAGGATGCGCAATTTTCAAAGAAGTTGGCAG GAATCACCTGAAGGCGCTAAGATGGTAGAATTTCGGAAATCACTCCCAGCATACAAGGAGAAGGAAAGGCTTCTAGCAGCCATTGCACGTAATCAG GTTATAGTTATTTCTGGGGAGACAGGGTGTGGAAAAACAACACAGTTGCCTCAATTTGTGTTGGAGTCAGAGATAGAATCTGGTCGAGGGGCCTTTTGTAACATAATCTGTACACAGCCACGAAGAATATCTGCAATGGCTGTTGCAGAAAGAGTATCCACCGAAAGAGGAGAAAACCTTGGTGAATCG GTTGGCTACAAAGTTCGATTGGAGGGAATTAGAGGAAAAGATACACATTTACTTTTCTGCACCAGTGGTATTTTACTAAGACGATTGCTGAGTGACCGAAACTTGAATGGAGTATCTCATGTATTTGTTGATGAAATACATGAAAGAGGGATGAATGAAG ATTTCTTATTGATTGTTCTAAAGGACCTATTGTCACGGCGCCGCGATCTAAGGTTGATATTGATGAGTGCTACTTTAAATGCGGAACTGTTCTCAAGTTATTTCGGAGGAGCGCCAACTATCCACATTCCT GGATTCACACATCCAGTGAGGGCGCATTTTCTGGAAGACATATTAGAGAGGACAGGCTATAAGATGACAGCAAGTAATCAACTTGACGATTACGGCCAAGATAAAGTGTGGAAGACTCAGAGACAGCTATTaccaagaaaaaggaaaaatcaaatTACTACACTTGTCGAG GATGCCCTTCAAAATTCGAACTTTGAAACCTATGGCTCAAGGACACGTGATTCTCTGGCAAACTGGAATCCTGATTGCATAGGGTTTAATCTCATAGAGGCTGTTCTGTGCCACATATGTCGCAAAGAGCGAGCTGGTGCAGTTTTAGTTTTTATGACCGGATGGGATGACATTAGCTCTTTGAAGGATCAACTAAAAGCGCATCCGTTGCTAGGCGACCCAAATAGAGTGTTACTGCTTGCATGCCATGGTTCCATGGCTACCTCTGAGCAG AGGCTAATATTTGACAAGGCACCTCCTAATGTTCGGAAGGTAGTACTTGCCACTAACATGGCAGAGGCAAGTATTACCATAAATGACATCGTTTTCGTCATGGATTGTGGAAAAGCAAAGGAAACCACATACGATGCTCTAAACAACACTCCCTGCTTGCTCCCCTCATGGATTTCAAAGGCTTCTTCCCGTCAG AGGAGGGGCAGAGCTGGTCGTGTCCAACCTGGAGAATGCTATCATCTCTACCCCCGATGTGTATATGATGCATTTGCAGAGTACCAGCTTCCAGAGCTTCTTAGGACTCCTTTGAATTCACTATGTTTGCAGATAAAAAGTTTGCAGGTTGACAGCATTGGGGAGTTTCTATCAGCTGCTTTGCAGCCTCCAGAACCACGAGCC GTCCAAAATGCAGTGGAATTCCTGAAGATGATCGGATCATTAGATGAGAACGAGAACCTTACTGATCTAG GAAGATACCTCTCCATGCTTCCAGTTGATCCGAAGTTGGGGAAGATGCTTATAATGGGTGCAGTTTTCCGTTGCATTGACCCTATACTTACTGTGGTTGCTGGATTGAGTGCCCGGGATCCTTTCCTGTTGCCACAGGACAAGAAAGAT TTGGCAGGAACTGCAAAATCAAGATTCTCAGCGAAAGATTATAGTGATCATATGGCCCTTGTACGAGCTTATGAAGGATGGAAGGATGCTGAGAGGGAAGGATCTGGTTATGAGTACTGTTGGAGGAATTTCCTTTCTGCTCAAACACTACAAGCCATTCATTCTCTTCGAAAGCAATTCAGCTATATCTTAAAGGACGCCGGTTTGATAGACTCTGATGCAAATACAAATAATAGTTTGAGCCATAATCAATCATTAGTTCGTGGTGTAATTTGTTCTGGACTTTTTCCTGGGATATCATCTGTTGTG CATAGGGAAAACTCCATGTCCTTCAAGACCATGGATGACGGCCAAGTTCTTGTTTATGCT AACTCCGTGAATGCTAAGTACCAGACCATCCCTTATCCATGGCTGGTCTTTGGTGAGAAGGTGAAGGTAAATGCTGTCTTCATCCGTGATTCAACTGGAGTATCAGATTCCATACTGATCTTATTTGGTGGTGCTGTTACAAAAGGAAGCGCG GCTGGGCATTTGAAGATGCTTGATGGTTACATTGATCTATTTATGGATCCCAGCCTGTCAGAGTGCTACTTGCAACTTAAAGAGGAACTTGATAAACTTGTACAGAAGAAG CTTGAAGACCCAACCTTTGACATTCACAAGGAAGGCAAATACATTTTATTTGCTGCACAAGAGCTTGCTGCGGGCGACCTATGTGAAGGAAGGTTTGTGTTCGGCCGAGAAACGAGCAGAGCTAGGCTTCGGGACAACGAAGACGGCAAAAGCAACATCATAAAGGATGGTATGAACCCAAAGAGCCTGCTGCAGACCTTGCTGATGAGGGCAGGCCACACGCCTCCAAAGTACAAGACAAAGCACCTCAAGACCAACGAGTTCAGGGCCATGGTGGAGTTCAAAGGGATGCAGTTCGTCGGGAAGCCGAAGAGGAACAAGCAGGTCGCGGAGAGGGACGCCGCGATAGAAGCTCTGGGATGGTTGACACAAACGTCCGGTACGAAGCTCCAGGATGAGGGTGACGACTCCCCGCTCGACCTGACCGATAACATGCTTAAGCTGCTTTCTAGACCAAGGAAACGGACGAGAAATAACCCGAAGAAATGA